The following coding sequences are from one Kushneria phosphatilytica window:
- a CDS encoding LPS-assembly lipoprotein LptE, with the protein MNRRSLLAALAVGALTAGLAGCGFQLRGLGSGGELDLQRIALSSAESGPRDHLTREVRQALTEAGVTISDQAPRRLNLGKPDQQETELTYGDAGNQERQVTLTLPFSVQRTSDNAYLLSQQEVSVDGTYYTSEDQLLARDEQRHQLEQQLRRELAQRLIDRLRALDDKATP; encoded by the coding sequence GTGAACCGACGAAGTCTTCTGGCAGCGCTGGCGGTCGGCGCTCTCACGGCAGGCCTGGCCGGCTGTGGCTTTCAGCTGCGCGGACTCGGCAGCGGTGGCGAGCTCGATCTTCAGCGCATTGCCCTGTCCAGCGCTGAAAGTGGCCCACGGGACCATCTGACCCGAGAAGTCCGCCAGGCCCTGACCGAGGCAGGAGTCACCATCAGTGACCAGGCCCCGCGTCGACTCAATCTGGGCAAGCCGGATCAGCAGGAAACCGAGCTGACCTATGGTGATGCTGGCAATCAGGAACGTCAGGTGACACTGACGCTGCCCTTCTCGGTCCAACGTACTTCGGATAATGCCTATCTGCTCAGTCAGCAGGAAGTCTCGGTGGATGGCACCTACTACACCAGTGAGGATCAGCTGCTGGCACGCGACGAACAGCGCCACCAGCTCGAGCAGCAATTGCGCCGCGAGCTTGCCCAGCGTCTGATCGATCGTCTGCGCGCACTTGATGACAAGGCCACACCCTGA
- the holA gene encoding DNA polymerase III subunit delta, with amino-acid sequence MRVYPDRLDDQLRKGLSPVYLVSGDEPLIHMEACDAIRQSARAAGIEEREILHVENGFSWSTLLETSSNLSLFGDRRLVELRLGSQSPGQEGGRAIETWVQRSQDSDDVLLISAARLDRKAQQSRWFKALDRAGVHVPVWPVDHDRLHYWIRDRAGRHQLDLAPDAARLLADRIEGNLLAADQALMRLALVHPAGTRLSADDVASGVEDSARFDVFTLNEACLRGEPERAVRIVNGLQGEGVEPPVILWAVTRELRLLISIRQHLDQGQTLEHACKSQRPMIPDKRRPHYQQALQRLPIKRLQKLLLFAQRLDLSVKGGAVLPVWPAITDLALTLAGSRGPLTEWPDAYRVDP; translated from the coding sequence ATGCGAGTCTATCCCGACCGTCTTGATGACCAGCTGCGCAAGGGCCTGTCGCCGGTGTATCTCGTTTCCGGCGACGAACCGCTGATTCACATGGAAGCCTGTGATGCGATCCGTCAGAGTGCGCGAGCGGCCGGTATCGAGGAACGGGAAATCCTGCACGTCGAGAACGGCTTCAGCTGGTCCACACTACTGGAAACCAGCAGCAATCTCTCACTGTTTGGAGATCGTCGGCTCGTGGAGCTGCGCCTGGGCAGTCAATCACCCGGTCAGGAAGGCGGACGGGCGATCGAGACCTGGGTACAACGTTCGCAGGACAGCGATGATGTGCTGTTGATCAGCGCTGCCAGGCTGGATCGCAAGGCTCAGCAGAGTCGCTGGTTCAAGGCGCTGGATCGCGCGGGTGTCCACGTGCCGGTCTGGCCGGTGGATCATGACCGTCTGCATTACTGGATCCGTGATCGGGCCGGCCGCCATCAGCTTGACCTGGCACCGGATGCTGCTCGCCTGTTGGCCGATCGCATCGAGGGCAACCTGCTGGCCGCCGATCAGGCACTGATGCGGCTGGCACTGGTCCACCCTGCCGGCACCCGACTTTCTGCGGATGATGTTGCCAGTGGGGTGGAAGATAGCGCCCGTTTCGATGTCTTCACGCTCAACGAGGCCTGTCTGAGGGGCGAGCCGGAACGTGCGGTACGCATTGTCAACGGGTTGCAGGGTGAAGGCGTGGAGCCGCCCGTTATTCTATGGGCTGTCACCCGGGAATTGCGTCTTCTTATCTCGATCCGCCAGCATCTCGATCAGGGCCAGACACTGGAACACGCCTGCAAGTCACAGCGCCCGATGATTCCGGACAAGCGTCGCCCCCACTATCAGCAGGCACTGCAGCGCCTGCCGATCAAGCGACTGCAAAAGCTGCTGCTATTCGCCCAGCGCCTTGATCTGTCGGTCAAGGGTGGTGCCGTGTTGCCGGTCTGGCCGGCAATCACCGATCTGGCGCTAACATTGGCCGGTAGCCGTGGCCCATTGACCGAATGGCCCGATGCCTATCGGGTCGACCCCTGA
- a CDS encoding DUF5924 family protein → MLTSFALPQWLQTLWQRLARYQRLWPLISFGSGIFSFLLVNRQQSLGAWLAVALLATWLGLTIEALWQWRKPGNARSKLPRMVTTFLAQMTHQETLFFCLPFFLVTTVWTSPQALFTSLLLLAALISILDPFYFALAERHRWLYFAFHGLCVLVLMLVSLPLLIHLTTGESLLLAALAIPLVSLPSLANLFRPRGVASWLALIGLATLLGAGTWLSRGWIPPATLWIDASALSPGFNESARTPQGRIPLTAEAVRNHGLYAYTAIHAPRGLNERIFHVWRHNGEVVDRIALTIRGVPGHGYRAWSHKQNFGRDITGRWRIDVVTDAGQQIGVIRFQVGHDRARVEQADGHLRRTAGIGWLHPAGIESRRDVSEKSQ, encoded by the coding sequence ATGCTGACTTCGTTTGCACTGCCACAATGGTTACAAACACTCTGGCAGCGGCTTGCACGCTATCAAAGATTATGGCCACTGATCAGTTTCGGCAGTGGTATTTTCAGTTTCCTGCTGGTCAACCGTCAGCAATCGCTGGGAGCCTGGCTGGCAGTAGCTCTGCTGGCCACCTGGCTGGGCCTGACCATCGAAGCGCTATGGCAGTGGCGCAAACCGGGTAACGCGCGCTCGAAGCTGCCCAGGATGGTGACCACCTTTCTGGCTCAGATGACCCACCAGGAGACACTCTTCTTCTGCCTGCCCTTTTTTCTTGTTACCACTGTCTGGACCAGCCCCCAGGCCCTGTTTACCAGTCTTCTGCTACTGGCCGCATTGATCTCGATTCTCGATCCCTTCTATTTTGCGCTGGCCGAACGTCATCGCTGGCTTTATTTCGCCTTTCATGGCCTCTGCGTGCTGGTCCTGATGCTGGTCTCGCTTCCACTGCTGATCCATTTAACCACCGGTGAAAGCCTGCTGCTGGCGGCACTGGCCATTCCATTGGTCAGTTTGCCCAGTCTCGCCAATCTGTTCCGTCCACGGGGAGTCGCCAGCTGGCTGGCACTGATTGGACTGGCCACACTACTGGGTGCAGGGACCTGGCTGAGTCGTGGATGGATCCCCCCAGCCACCCTATGGATCGATGCCAGCGCCCTGTCGCCCGGCTTCAACGAATCAGCCCGTACACCCCAGGGCCGGATACCACTGACAGCAGAGGCTGTTCGCAATCACGGCCTGTACGCTTATACCGCCATTCATGCCCCTCGCGGGCTCAATGAGCGCATCTTTCATGTCTGGCGCCACAATGGCGAGGTAGTCGATCGCATTGCCCTGACCATTCGCGGCGTACCGGGCCACGGTTATCGTGCCTGGTCGCACAAGCAGAATTTCGGTCGCGACATCACTGGACGCTGGCGTATCGACGTGGTGACCGATGCCGGCCAACAGATCGGCGTGATCCGCTTTCAAGTGGGCCACGACCGCGCCAGGGTTGAACAGGCAGATGGCCATCTTCGCCGTACGGCCGGTATTGGCTGGCTGCATCCGGCCGGTATCGAAAGCCGTCGTGACGTGTCCGAAAAGAGCCAATAA
- the slyA gene encoding transcriptional regulator SlyA, whose protein sequence is MHESLCLKLSRVPRVWRAIIDQRLAPLGMTQTRWVTLYHLRRHGDGQAQCDLARTIGVEAPSLVRTLDQLSQQGLIERRSCDEDRRTKLVYLTEQATPLLERIEVVVNEARTAMLRDITDEEQTQLEALLDRIEQNGQQLLSRPCDT, encoded by the coding sequence ATGCACGAATCCCTCTGCCTTAAACTTTCGCGGGTCCCTCGCGTATGGCGAGCCATCATCGATCAGCGCCTGGCCCCGCTCGGCATGACCCAGACTCGCTGGGTTACGCTGTATCACCTGCGTCGTCATGGCGATGGCCAGGCCCAGTGTGATCTGGCACGGACCATTGGGGTGGAAGCGCCGTCATTGGTGCGCACACTGGATCAGCTCTCCCAGCAGGGCCTGATCGAGCGTCGCTCCTGTGATGAGGATCGACGCACCAAACTGGTCTATCTGACCGAACAGGCTACCCCCCTACTGGAACGTATTGAAGTCGTTGTCAATGAAGCACGTACCGCCATGCTTCGGGATATTACCGACGAGGAGCAAACGCAGCTCGAGGCGTTACTCGATCGGATCGAACAGAACGGTCAGCAACTGCTGTCGCGTCCCTGCGACACCTGA
- a CDS encoding universal stress protein produces MSQDYHHILVAVDLTPDSKRVLERALPVARRNDNAKISIIHTLEPLGFAYGGDIPMDLTSIQDQLDEHARERLAEVADPYDIPRENQHVVVGMPDAEIHRFAKANDVDLIVVGSHGRTGFALLLGSTSTGVLHGACCDVLAVRVGAEGEAAE; encoded by the coding sequence ATGAGTCAGGATTATCACCACATTCTGGTGGCCGTGGACCTGACCCCGGATTCGAAACGGGTATTGGAACGCGCCCTCCCGGTCGCCCGACGCAACGATAATGCCAAAATATCCATCATTCATACGCTGGAGCCGCTGGGTTTCGCCTACGGCGGCGACATCCCGATGGATCTCACCAGCATCCAGGATCAGTTGGATGAACATGCCCGCGAACGACTCGCTGAGGTGGCAGATCCCTACGATATTCCGCGCGAAAACCAGCATGTCGTAGTCGGCATGCCGGATGCGGAGATTCATCGTTTTGCCAAGGCCAATGATGTCGATCTGATCGTGGTAGGCTCACATGGCCGCACAGGCTTTGCCCTGCTGCTGGGCTCCACTTCGACGGGGGTACTGCATGGTGCCTGCTGCGACGTGCTGGCCGTACGGGTCGGTGCTGAAGGGGAAGCGGCAGAGTAA